The Streptomyces phaeolivaceus genome has a window encoding:
- a CDS encoding VOC family protein translates to MIGMAGRSDGRPSVYPTLLYADAKAAVRQLTEALGFTELSVYEGEDGIVQHAELTQGNGAVMVGSKGSGSVFDGAMKGAGPTGVYIVVDDVDAHHRRAVEHGVEILTPPTDQDYGSRDYMARDAEGNVWSFGTYAPEIGG, encoded by the coding sequence GTGATCGGTATGGCGGGCAGGAGCGACGGACGTCCGAGCGTCTATCCGACACTGCTGTACGCGGACGCCAAGGCCGCCGTCCGGCAGCTCACGGAGGCGCTGGGCTTCACCGAGCTGTCGGTGTACGAGGGCGAGGACGGGATCGTCCAGCACGCCGAGCTGACCCAGGGCAACGGCGCGGTGATGGTCGGTTCCAAGGGCAGCGGCAGCGTCTTCGACGGCGCGATGAAGGGCGCGGGACCCACCGGGGTGTACATCGTCGTGGACGACGTGGACGCCCACCACCGGCGGGCCGTGGAGCACGGCGTGGAGATCCTGACGCCCCCGACGGACCAGGACTACGGCTCGCGGGACTACATGGCCCGGGACGCCGAGGGCAATGTGTGGAGCTTCGGGACGTACGCCCCCGAGATAGGCGGCTGA